The Rhodothermales bacterium genome contains a region encoding:
- a CDS encoding PEGA domain-containing protein, whose protein sequence is MLDIQKELEKFNRLLEEVDQEEERPQDSEASGEEDDIQNDAPVINTASSIEEDTGPDTEVEPAPRDLEDQHPVYASMAVDLPVFDTEQDSGIPVSMDEEPAEFRIDATPTDSVEDSPAESSDLDHNTFPLAAADMEHRWTVVEHVQPDEPHAEEIVAGPTAEEEVADESPVAAPIVEFVPPTIEQANELADSEAVKDLDVFQDRATVSDDEVVAQLPHSIPPLSKLVGFDSMMTGAKSALTGTHHQKSKGKPAVTVTLPSPEELEADVERERSIRDKLVPLLTYRSGMFEERLGTFVGVAAAFVVAIAGLLFVPRMFSEDTQDPAALASSQADSDSVHLHASADPMGTTGEASLSVSTFPPGARVYLDSDLVGVTPFQGITVARGLQAVSIKKSDFVSVDTMLELGGSPSLYFELEADPSTQLAYEIDVPEGSSSSVAAVEPDDRSTTRNRNTDNIG, encoded by the coding sequence ATGCTAGATATCCAGAAGGAACTTGAGAAATTCAATCGACTCCTTGAGGAGGTTGATCAGGAGGAAGAGCGTCCACAGGATTCGGAGGCAAGCGGCGAAGAGGATGATATCCAGAACGATGCGCCAGTCATCAATACCGCGTCCAGCATAGAAGAGGATACTGGCCCGGACACAGAGGTTGAGCCCGCGCCGCGTGACCTGGAAGACCAGCATCCAGTGTACGCCTCGATGGCTGTCGACTTGCCGGTCTTTGATACGGAGCAGGATTCAGGAATCCCGGTGTCGATGGACGAGGAGCCCGCCGAATTCAGAATTGATGCAACCCCGACCGATTCTGTAGAGGACTCTCCGGCAGAAAGCTCGGACCTGGATCATAACACATTTCCGCTGGCGGCCGCGGACATGGAGCACCGCTGGACGGTGGTCGAACACGTGCAGCCAGATGAGCCTCATGCGGAGGAAATCGTCGCTGGGCCGACGGCGGAGGAGGAAGTCGCTGATGAGTCGCCCGTAGCAGCACCCATTGTGGAGTTCGTGCCGCCGACCATTGAGCAAGCTAACGAGCTGGCCGATTCGGAAGCTGTGAAGGATCTGGATGTCTTTCAGGACAGGGCGACTGTTTCAGATGACGAGGTCGTCGCCCAACTGCCACACAGCATTCCTCCACTCTCCAAACTTGTAGGATTCGATTCGATGATGACGGGGGCTAAATCAGCCCTGACCGGCACGCATCATCAGAAGTCGAAAGGGAAGCCAGCTGTAACCGTCACGCTGCCGTCTCCAGAAGAACTTGAGGCAGACGTCGAACGCGAGCGGAGTATTCGCGACAAGCTCGTGCCGCTACTCACGTATCGGTCCGGGATGTTTGAGGAGCGCCTTGGCACCTTCGTCGGCGTTGCTGCAGCATTTGTTGTCGCGATTGCCGGGCTTCTTTTCGTGCCGCGAATGTTCTCGGAAGACACTCAGGATCCCGCGGCTCTCGCGTCATCGCAGGCCGATTCCGATTCCGTGCACTTGCACGCATCGGCCGACCCCATGGGCACGACCGGCGAGGCCAGTCTCTCGGTGTCGACATTCCCGCCCGGGGCCCGGGTCTACCTTGATTCTGATCTAGTCGGCGTCACGCCGTTTCAGGGTATCACGGTCGCGCGAGGACTCCAGGCCGTCTCGATCAAGAAGTCAGACTTCGTGTCCGTCGACACCATGTTGGAACTCGGCGGTTCGCCCAGTCTGTACTTCGAACTGGAAGCGGATCCATCGACGCAGTTGGCCTATGAGATCGATGTGCCAGAGGGGTCATCCTCGTCCGTGGCCGCGGTTGAACCGGACGATCGGTCAACTACGAGAAATCGAAATACGGATAATATTGGCG